Proteins encoded together in one Pseudoroseomonas cervicalis window:
- the thrC gene encoding threonine synthase: MRYVSTRGQAPARDFEGVLLAGLAEDGGLFLPETWPLLSAAEWRALRGLPYAELSARLMTLFAGETIPLETMRQLTARAYAGFGHAATAPLVQLDPRTFSLELFHGPTLAFKDMAMQLLGQLFDHVLTRRGERVTIVGATSGDTGSAAIEACADRAAIDVVILHPEGRTSEVQRRQMTTVLSPNIHNIAVQGSFDDCQDLVKAMFNDAPFRQEMRLSAVNSINWARIAAQVPYYVYAALALGAPDRPVAVSVPTGNFGNVLAAWVARRMGLPIERLIIGANRNDILARFLSGNDMSMQKVEPSLSPSMDIQVSSNFERLLFELLGRDARATAEIMQRFRAEGRMPVPDAAWRKATETFHGFALSDAGILEEIRRLYRESAYLADPHTAIGTAAARAHAPEDAGIPVIVAATAHPAKFPDAVEQATGFRPPLPARLADLYQREERYSVLSGGLEEIEAAVRAHVRRNVTA; encoded by the coding sequence ATGCGCTATGTCTCGACCAGGGGCCAGGCCCCCGCACGCGATTTCGAGGGCGTCCTGCTGGCCGGTCTGGCCGAGGATGGCGGCCTCTTCCTGCCCGAAACCTGGCCGCTGCTCTCGGCCGCCGAATGGCGGGCCCTGCGCGGCCTGCCCTATGCCGAGCTCTCGGCACGGCTGATGACGCTGTTCGCGGGAGAGACCATCCCGCTCGAGACGATGCGCCAGCTGACGGCCCGCGCCTATGCCGGCTTCGGCCATGCGGCGACGGCGCCGCTGGTGCAGCTCGACCCGCGGACCTTCTCGCTGGAGCTGTTCCACGGGCCGACCCTGGCCTTCAAGGACATGGCGATGCAGCTGCTCGGCCAGCTCTTCGACCATGTGCTGACCCGGCGCGGCGAGCGGGTGACGATCGTCGGCGCCACCTCGGGCGATACCGGCTCGGCCGCCATCGAGGCCTGCGCCGACCGCGCCGCCATCGATGTGGTGATCCTGCACCCGGAGGGCCGCACCTCCGAGGTGCAGCGCCGGCAGATGACCACGGTGCTGTCGCCCAATATCCACAACATCGCCGTCCAGGGCAGCTTCGACGATTGCCAGGACCTGGTGAAGGCGATGTTCAACGACGCGCCCTTCCGGCAGGAGATGCGGCTGTCGGCCGTCAACTCCATCAACTGGGCGCGCATCGCGGCGCAGGTGCCCTATTACGTCTATGCCGCGCTGGCGCTGGGCGCGCCGGACCGGCCGGTGGCCGTCTCCGTGCCCACCGGCAATTTCGGCAATGTGCTGGCCGCCTGGGTGGCGCGGCGCATGGGCCTGCCGATCGAGCGGCTGATCATCGGCGCCAACCGCAACGACATCCTGGCCCGCTTCCTCTCCGGCAACGACATGTCGATGCAGAAGGTCGAGCCCTCGCTCTCCCCCAGCATGGACATCCAGGTCTCTTCCAATTTCGAGCGCCTGCTGTTCGAGCTGCTGGGCCGCGACGCCCGCGCCACCGCCGAGATCATGCAGCGCTTCCGCGCCGAGGGCCGCATGCCGGTGCCGGATGCCGCCTGGCGCAAGGCGACCGAGACCTTCCACGGCTTCGCGCTGTCGGATGCGGGCATCCTGGAGGAGATCCGCCGCCTGTACCGGGAGAGCGCCTATCTGGCCGACCCGCACACGGCGATCGGCACCGCCGCCGCCCGGGCCCATGCGCCGGAGGATGCCGGCATCCCGGTGATCGTCGCCGCCACCGCGCATCCGGCCAAGTTCCCGGATGCGGTGGAGCAGGCGACCGGCTTCCGCCCGCCGCTGCCGGCGCGGCTGGCCGATCTCTACCAGCGGGAGGAGCGCTACAGCGTGCTCTCCGGCGGGCTGGAGGAGATCGAGGCGGCGGTGCGCGCCCATGTGCGGCGCAACGTCACGGCCTGA
- a CDS encoding septal ring lytic transglycosylase RlpA family protein, with amino-acid sequence MPMGRGRLLRAAGLALFCLGLGGAALAPPAEARQPRREAEARGQRGTAAPAAGPRRQAEAPRAGQRRVIRGRASYYANRFHGRRMANGSRFNRHAHTAASRTLPLGSRARVRNLENGRSATVTITDRGPHLRSRVIDLSPATAAELGMLRQGLARVEVTPLRGGEG; translated from the coding sequence ATGCCGATGGGACGGGGAAGGCTGCTGCGCGCGGCCGGTCTGGCGCTGTTCTGCCTGGGGCTGGGGGGTGCCGCGCTGGCGCCGCCGGCCGAGGCCCGGCAGCCACGGCGCGAGGCGGAGGCGCGCGGCCAGCGTGGCACGGCCGCACCCGCCGCCGGGCCGCGCCGCCAGGCGGAGGCGCCGCGCGCCGGGCAGCGCCGGGTGATCCGCGGCCGCGCCTCCTACTACGCCAACCGCTTCCACGGGCGGCGCATGGCCAATGGCAGCCGCTTCAACCGCCACGCCCATACGGCGGCCAGCCGCACCCTGCCGCTGGGCAGCCGGGCGCGGGTGCGCAATCTGGAGAATGGCCGCAGCGCCACCGTGACCATCACCGATCGCGGGCCGCATCTGCGCAGCCGGGTGATCGACCTCAGCCCTGCGACCGCCGCCGAGCTCGGCATGCTGCGCCAGGGGCTGGCGCGGGTCGAGGTGACCCCGCTGCGCGGCGGCGAGGGCTGA
- a CDS encoding pitrilysin family protein: MSDAVRLTRLPNGLTIVSETMPRVETVSIGAYVHAGTRDESAAENGASHFLEHMAFKGTARRDAAAIAREIENVGGHLNAYTARENTAYYAKVLKEDMPLAADIIGDILTHSTFIPEEMERERGVILQEIGQANDTPDDIVFDHFQGTAFPEQPMGRPTLGTEATVGGMGREVLMDYMRRHYGPSRMVVAAAGALEHENLVELVGRHFADLPLVSPSPAETARYGGGEFREERDLDQVHVVLGFEGPAVATAGHYPAMLLSTLLGGGMSSRLFQEIREKRGLVYSIYSFTQMFRDSGLFALYAGTGEEQAAELVPVALEELRRVQHDVTQEELDRAKAQLRASVLMSLESTGSRCEQLARQIQVHGRIIPVEETKAKIAAVTIDQVQAVAAQIFRSRPTLAALGPAGKVPGLPSIAEKLAA, from the coding sequence ATGTCTGATGCGGTGCGGCTGACGCGCCTTCCGAACGGTCTGACCATCGTTTCCGAGACCATGCCCCGGGTCGAGACGGTGTCGATCGGCGCCTATGTCCATGCCGGCACGCGCGACGAATCCGCCGCCGAGAACGGCGCCTCCCATTTCCTCGAGCACATGGCCTTCAAGGGCACGGCGCGGCGCGACGCCGCCGCCATCGCCCGCGAGATCGAGAATGTCGGCGGCCACCTGAACGCCTACACGGCGCGGGAGAACACCGCCTACTACGCCAAGGTGCTGAAGGAGGACATGCCGCTGGCCGCCGACATCATCGGCGACATCCTGACGCATTCCACCTTCATCCCCGAGGAGATGGAGCGCGAGCGCGGCGTCATCCTGCAGGAGATCGGCCAGGCGAACGACACGCCGGACGACATCGTCTTCGACCATTTCCAGGGCACCGCCTTCCCCGAGCAGCCGATGGGCCGGCCGACGCTGGGCACCGAGGCCACCGTCGGCGGCATGGGGCGCGAGGTGCTGATGGACTATATGCGGCGGCATTACGGGCCGAGCCGCATGGTCGTCGCCGCCGCCGGCGCGCTGGAGCATGAGAATCTGGTCGAGCTGGTCGGCCGGCATTTCGCCGACCTGCCGCTGGTCTCGCCGAGCCCGGCCGAGACCGCCCGCTATGGCGGCGGCGAGTTCCGCGAGGAGCGCGACCTCGACCAGGTGCATGTCGTGCTGGGCTTCGAGGGGCCGGCGGTCGCGACGGCGGGCCACTACCCGGCCATGCTGCTCTCCACCCTGCTCGGCGGCGGCATGTCCTCCCGCCTGTTCCAGGAGATCCGGGAGAAGCGCGGCCTCGTCTACTCGATCTATTCCTTCACCCAGATGTTCCGCGACAGCGGTCTCTTCGCCCTCTACGCCGGCACCGGCGAGGAGCAGGCGGCCGAGCTGGTCCCGGTGGCGCTGGAGGAGCTGCGCCGCGTGCAGCACGACGTCACCCAGGAGGAGCTGGACCGCGCCAAGGCGCAGCTGCGCGCCTCGGTGCTGATGTCCCTCGAATCCACCGGCAGCCGCTGCGAGCAGCTGGCGCGGCAGATCCAGGTGCATGGCCGCATCATCCCGGTCGAGGAGACCAAGGCGAAGATCGCCGCGGTGACGATCGACCAGGTGCAGGCGGTGGCGGCGCAGATCTTCCGCTCCCGCCCGACGCTGGCGGCGCTCGGCCCCGCCGGCAAGGTGCCGGGCCTGCCCAGCATCGCGGAAAAGCTCGCCGCATGA
- the gpmI gene encoding 2,3-bisphosphoglycerate-independent phosphoglycerate mutase, with product MSRPKPVMLVILDGWGWREDRADNAVLQARTPCFDRLWASCPRNFLHTSGHDVGLPDGQMGNSEVGHLNLGAGRVVMQDLPRIDAAVADGSIAGLPAVTDLIAKLKASGGTLHLMGLLSPGGVHSHQDHALALARIFAGAGIPVAIHAWTDGRDTPPESSPGFLARFEPKLPAGARIATVTGRYFAMDRDKRWERVRQAYDAMVEGQGAHAASAAEAIAAAHKAGKTDEFIPASVIGDYAGMKDGDGLLCFNFRADRVRQILGALLLPGFDGFQARRPALAGAAMMTEYSTELAAHLATLFAPQSMQDILGAVVSKAGLAQLRMAETEKYPHVTYFLNGGEETPFPGEERIMVPSPKVATYDLQPEMSAPELAEKAVQAINSKKFDLVVLNFANADMVGHTGSLDAAIRACEAVDAGLARIEAAVTAQGGALLVTADHGNAEMMKDPVTGGPYTAHTTNVVPVLLVGGPAGAALHEGRLADVAPTLLALLGLPQPAAMTGRSLLG from the coding sequence GGGCCAGCTGCCCGCGCAACTTCCTGCACACCAGCGGCCATGATGTCGGCCTGCCGGACGGGCAGATGGGCAATTCCGAGGTCGGTCACCTCAATCTCGGCGCCGGGCGCGTCGTCATGCAGGACCTGCCGCGCATCGATGCCGCCGTGGCCGATGGCTCCATCGCCGGCCTGCCCGCCGTCACCGACCTCATCGCGAAGCTCAAGGCCAGCGGCGGCACGCTGCACCTGATGGGCCTGCTCTCCCCGGGCGGGGTGCACAGCCACCAGGACCATGCCCTGGCGCTCGCCCGCATCTTTGCCGGGGCCGGGATCCCGGTCGCCATCCATGCCTGGACCGACGGCCGCGACACGCCGCCTGAATCCAGCCCCGGTTTCCTGGCCCGCTTCGAGCCGAAGCTGCCGGCCGGCGCGCGCATCGCGACCGTCACCGGCCGCTATTTCGCGATGGACCGCGACAAGCGCTGGGAGCGGGTGCGCCAGGCCTATGACGCCATGGTCGAGGGCCAGGGTGCCCATGCTGCCAGCGCCGCCGAGGCCATCGCCGCCGCCCACAAGGCCGGCAAGACCGATGAGTTCATCCCCGCCAGCGTCATCGGCGACTATGCCGGCATGAAGGATGGCGACGGGCTGCTCTGCTTCAATTTCCGCGCCGACCGGGTGCGGCAGATCCTGGGCGCCCTGCTGCTGCCGGGCTTCGACGGCTTCCAGGCGCGCCGCCCCGCGCTTGCCGGCGCCGCCATGATGACCGAATACTCGACCGAGCTGGCGGCGCATCTCGCGACCCTCTTCGCCCCGCAATCCATGCAGGACATCCTGGGCGCCGTGGTCTCCAAGGCCGGGCTGGCCCAGCTGCGCATGGCCGAGACCGAGAAATACCCGCACGTCACCTACTTCCTGAATGGCGGCGAGGAGACCCCCTTCCCGGGCGAGGAGCGGATCATGGTTCCCTCCCCCAAGGTCGCGACCTACGACCTGCAGCCCGAGATGTCGGCCCCCGAGCTGGCGGAGAAGGCGGTGCAGGCGATCAACTCGAAGAAATTCGACCTGGTGGTGCTGAACTTCGCCAATGCCGACATGGTCGGCCACACCGGCAGCCTGGACGCCGCCATCCGCGCCTGCGAGGCCGTGGATGCGGGCCTGGCGCGCATCGAGGCGGCGGTCACCGCCCAGGGCGGCGCGCTGCTGGTCACCGCCGACCATGGCAATGCCGAGATGATGAAGGACCCGGTGACCGGCGGCCCCTACACCGCCCACACCACCAATGTCGTGCCCGTCCTGCTGGTGGGCGGCCCGGCCGGCGCCGCGCTGCATGAAGGCCGGCTGGCCGATGTGGCGCCGACCCTGCTGGCCCTGCTCGGCCTGCCTCAGCCGGCGGCGATGACCGGGCGGAGCCTGCTCGGCTGA
- a CDS encoding S41 family peptidase — translation MKPKMRMVGVVAAAFAAGTVLGPVVLPPVVSAFAQETGNRAETYRLLNLFGDIFERVRAEYVEPVNDREVIESAINGMLQGLDPHSSYMNARSFRDMQVQTRGEFGGLGIEVSQEGGYVKVISPIDDTPAARAGVKPGDLITHLNGASVQGLTLQEAVEQMRGERGTAIKLTIRRPGTETPIELSLTRDVIRPQVARFRMEGNDVGYVRLSSFNEQTDAALRRAVTSLRQQAGGNLKGLILDLRNNPGGLLDQAVQVSDDFLEQGEIVSTRARRADEGQRWNAKPGDITDGLRVVVLVNGGSASASEIVAGALQDHRRAIVLGTRSFGKGSVQTVMPIPGNGAIRLTTARYYTPSGRSIQATGINPDIEVLATREEANAPLRDREADLRRALRNDNGSAEAPPLPPTNLPAGVADKVSRMPPEGAPAFDPTKPETDFQAQQAAALLRAWAAADPQRRAGR, via the coding sequence ATGAAGCCTAAGATGCGCATGGTCGGCGTGGTGGCGGCGGCCTTCGCCGCCGGTACCGTGCTGGGGCCGGTGGTGCTGCCGCCGGTCGTCTCCGCCTTCGCGCAGGAGACCGGCAACCGTGCCGAGACCTACCGGCTGCTCAACCTGTTCGGCGACATCTTCGAGCGCGTCCGGGCCGAGTATGTCGAGCCGGTCAATGACCGCGAGGTCATCGAATCCGCGATCAACGGCATGCTGCAGGGGCTCGACCCGCACAGCAGCTACATGAACGCCCGCTCCTTCCGCGACATGCAGGTGCAGACCCGCGGCGAGTTCGGCGGCCTCGGCATCGAGGTCAGCCAGGAGGGCGGCTACGTCAAGGTGATCTCGCCGATCGACGATACCCCGGCGGCCCGCGCCGGCGTCAAGCCGGGCGACCTGATCACCCATCTGAACGGCGCCTCGGTGCAGGGCCTGACCCTGCAGGAGGCGGTCGAGCAGATGCGCGGCGAGCGTGGCACGGCCATCAAGCTGACCATCCGCCGCCCGGGCACCGAGACGCCGATCGAGCTGTCGCTGACCCGCGACGTGATCCGGCCGCAGGTGGCGCGCTTCCGCATGGAGGGCAACGATGTCGGCTATGTCCGCCTCTCCTCCTTCAACGAGCAGACCGATGCGGCGCTGCGCCGCGCCGTCACCTCGCTGCGGCAGCAGGCCGGCGGCAACCTGAAGGGCCTGATCCTCGACCTGCGCAACAATCCGGGCGGGCTGCTGGACCAGGCGGTGCAGGTCTCGGACGATTTCCTGGAGCAGGGCGAGATCGTCTCCACCCGCGCCCGCCGCGCCGATGAGGGGCAGCGCTGGAACGCCAAGCCGGGCGACATCACCGACGGGCTGCGCGTGGTCGTGCTGGTCAATGGCGGCTCCGCCTCGGCCTCCGAGATCGTCGCCGGCGCGCTGCAGGACCATCGCCGCGCGATCGTGCTCGGCACGCGCTCCTTCGGCAAGGGCTCGGTGCAGACCGTCATGCCGATCCCGGGCAATGGCGCCATCCGGCTGACCACGGCGCGCTACTACACGCCGTCGGGGCGCTCCATCCAGGCCACCGGCATCAACCCGGATATCGAGGTGCTGGCGACGCGGGAGGAAGCGAACGCCCCGCTGCGCGACCGCGAGGCCGATCTGCGCCGCGCGCTGCGCAACGACAATGGCAGCGCCGAGGCGCCGCCGCTGCCGCCCACCAACCTGCCGGCCGGCGTGGCCGACAAGGTGAGCCGGATGCCGCCCGAGGGCGCCCCGGCCTTCGACCCGACCAAGCCGGAGACCGATTTCCAGGCCCAGCAGGCCGCTGCCCTGCTGCGCGCCTGGGCGGCCGCCGATCCGCAGCGCCGCGCCGGGCGCTGA
- a CDS encoding murein hydrolase activator EnvC encodes MARPGRPRRPPRAPAPAAATGGPAAPARRPAPPGRAALALLLALGLAGAAAAQTRSPTPEALRDAERTAQEARDAARAATEAARAAAEAEQALARQRAEAGRRAVAAEQAADAAEAEAREAAAVRDAALVDLRRRAEAIAPLLPLMRRLTQYPSETLLAVPGDPETALRGALVLRSLTRHLSAEAAALRQAQAVAEEASRKAEAEAAQLAEARAERQAAAAAVEAALAQARTHRSALAEEEKQAAREAATAAARAGDLREMLERLERARARAEAEARARAEREREAAERAARLRAEREAEALAARQRAARDAAQREALAREQAAAAEREQERRQEAARSPATPPPAASGGRAVPVAGRVTRDFGDSGAGGPARGMTYTAPGQARVVSPCGGSIAFSGPFRSYGQLLIVDCGGGYHFVLAGLDRLDADTGARVLAGEPVGQLGAGEENGRATLYVELRRNGQPVDPKGWFRSRS; translated from the coding sequence ATGGCGCGTCCCGGGCGGCCGCGCCGCCCGCCCCGCGCCCCGGCGCCCGCCGCCGCCACCGGCGGGCCGGCCGCGCCCGCCCGGCGCCCTGCCCCGCCGGGACGGGCGGCGCTGGCGCTGCTGCTGGCGCTGGGCCTGGCCGGCGCCGCGGCGGCGCAGACCCGCAGCCCCACGCCCGAGGCGCTGCGCGACGCCGAGCGCACCGCGCAGGAGGCGCGCGACGCCGCCCGCGCCGCCACCGAGGCGGCACGCGCCGCCGCCGAGGCCGAGCAGGCCCTGGCCCGCCAGCGCGCCGAGGCCGGGCGCCGCGCCGTCGCCGCCGAACAGGCCGCCGACGCCGCCGAGGCCGAGGCGCGCGAGGCCGCCGCGGTGCGCGACGCCGCTTTGGTCGATCTGCGGCGCCGGGCCGAGGCCATCGCGCCGCTGCTGCCGTTGATGCGCCGGCTGACCCAATACCCCTCGGAGACGCTGCTGGCCGTGCCGGGCGACCCGGAGACGGCGCTGCGCGGCGCGCTGGTGCTGCGCAGCCTGACCCGCCATCTCTCGGCCGAGGCGGCGGCGCTGCGCCAGGCCCAGGCGGTCGCCGAGGAGGCCAGCCGCAAGGCCGAGGCCGAGGCCGCCCAGCTGGCCGAGGCACGGGCCGAGCGCCAGGCCGCGGCGGCGGCGGTGGAGGCGGCCCTGGCCCAGGCCCGCACCCATCGCAGCGCCCTGGCCGAGGAGGAGAAGCAGGCGGCGCGCGAGGCCGCGACCGCCGCCGCCCGCGCCGGCGATCTGCGCGAGATGCTGGAGCGGCTGGAGCGCGCCCGCGCCCGCGCCGAGGCCGAGGCCAGGGCGCGCGCCGAGCGGGAGCGCGAGGCGGCCGAGCGCGCCGCCAGGCTGCGCGCCGAGCGCGAGGCCGAGGCGCTGGCCGCCCGCCAGCGCGCCGCGCGCGACGCCGCCCAGCGCGAGGCCCTGGCACGCGAGCAGGCCGCCGCCGCTGAGCGCGAGCAGGAGCGGCGGCAGGAGGCCGCGCGCAGCCCCGCCACCCCGCCGCCCGCCGCCAGCGGCGGCCGCGCCGTGCCGGTGGCCGGCCGCGTCACCCGCGATTTCGGCGATAGCGGCGCCGGCGGCCCGGCCCGCGGCATGACCTACACCGCCCCCGGCCAGGCCCGCGTGGTCAGCCCCTGCGGCGGCAGCATCGCCTTTTCCGGGCCGTTCCGCTCCTATGGCCAGCTGTTGATCGTCGATTGCGGCGGGGGCTACCATTTTGTCCTGGCCGGGCTGGACCGGCTGGACGCCGACACCGGCGCCCGGGTGCTGGCCGGCGAGCCGGTCGGGCAGCTCGGCGCGGGGGAGGAGAATGGCCGGGCCACGCTGTATGTCGAGCTGCGCCGCAACGGCCAGCCGGTCGATCCCAAGGGCTGGTTCCGCAGCCGGAGCTAG
- a CDS encoding divergent polysaccharide deacetylase family protein, protein MRRASPAWKALGAFWVLVLAGAAGTGLVLHRLGPPEAPGAAAPDGPGVALSFGGATPPASPTDPRPEPPRAEPPRQAARPAERAPAPPSAAPSATLAGRTPGAAPAPNSDTPPAAEAPPAASAAPPPAPATPPAPRAPALAETAPREPTAPRPAPPLAERAAPSPALPAPPAAPKPPAGDSATAPEPPEPPASAIIADALPPAAAPEPLLAPPEAPAPPPLPPSATPPAASEVTIPAPDPALLETSPYGPLPRITTDGREARRLYARPFPAEEARPRIALVVGGFGLSPTRSEEALRRLPAATTLAFTPQAMRPDLLLSQARARGMEVALGLPLESAGAEPNEQTLRPGLMHWENQDRLHRALGRMAGYAGVIGAIGAQRGDRFAADRAQLEAVQEEAQARGLYYLEPRPGAPAPAEAAGAVADLILDEPLTRGEVERRLARLEEIARERGFALGLAAEPAPLLVDRIAAWAAGLEARGLVLAPASALTRPPGPAPSASR, encoded by the coding sequence ATGAGGCGTGCCTCCCCGGCCTGGAAGGCGCTCGGCGCCTTCTGGGTGCTGGTCCTGGCCGGTGCCGCCGGCACTGGCCTGGTGCTGCACCGCCTGGGCCCGCCCGAGGCGCCGGGCGCCGCCGCGCCGGACGGGCCTGGCGTGGCGCTGAGCTTCGGCGGCGCGACACCCCCCGCCAGCCCGACCGACCCCCGCCCCGAGCCGCCGCGCGCCGAGCCGCCCCGCCAGGCGGCCCGGCCGGCGGAGCGCGCGCCCGCGCCGCCTTCCGCTGCCCCTTCAGCGACGCTGGCCGGCCGCACGCCTGGGGCTGCGCCGGCACCGAACAGCGACACACCTCCGGCCGCCGAGGCGCCGCCCGCCGCCAGCGCGGCCCCTCCTCCTGCCCCGGCCACGCCGCCGGCGCCTCGCGCCCCTGCCCTCGCCGAGACGGCGCCGCGCGAGCCCACGGCCCCCCGCCCTGCCCCGCCGCTGGCGGAGCGCGCCGCGCCTTCCCCCGCTCTGCCCGCGCCGCCCGCCGCGCCGAAGCCGCCCGCCGGCGACAGCGCCACAGCGCCCGAGCCGCCCGAGCCCCCGGCCTCGGCCATCATCGCCGACGCCCTGCCCCCGGCCGCCGCGCCGGAGCCGCTGCTGGCCCCGCCCGAGGCCCCGGCCCCGCCGCCCCTGCCGCCCTCCGCCACGCCGCCCGCCGCCAGCGAGGTCACCATCCCGGCGCCCGACCCGGCGCTGCTGGAGACCTCCCCCTACGGCCCGCTGCCGCGCATCACCACCGATGGGCGGGAGGCGCGGCGCCTCTATGCCCGCCCCTTCCCGGCCGAGGAGGCGCGGCCGCGCATCGCCCTGGTGGTGGGCGGTTTCGGCCTCTCCCCCACCCGCTCGGAGGAGGCGCTGCGCCGCCTGCCCGCCGCCACCACCCTGGCCTTCACCCCGCAGGCGATGCGGCCGGATCTGCTGCTCTCCCAGGCGCGGGCGCGCGGCATGGAGGTGGCGCTAGGCCTGCCGCTGGAATCCGCTGGCGCCGAGCCGAATGAGCAGACGCTGCGCCCCGGGCTGATGCATTGGGAGAACCAGGACCGGCTGCACCGCGCGCTCGGCCGCATGGCCGGTTATGCCGGGGTGATCGGCGCCATCGGCGCGCAGCGCGGCGACCGCTTCGCCGCCGACCGCGCCCAGCTGGAAGCCGTGCAGGAGGAGGCGCAGGCGCGCGGCCTCTACTATCTGGAGCCGCGCCCCGGCGCGCCCGCCCCGGCCGAGGCCGCCGGTGCGGTGGCCGATCTGATCCTGGACGAGCCGCTGACCCGCGGCGAGGTGGAACGCCGCCTGGCCCGGCTGGAGGAGATCGCGCGGGAGCGCGGCTTCGCCCTCGGCCTCGCCGCCGAGCCGGCGCCGCTGCTGGTCGACCGCATCGCCGCCTGGGCCGCCGGGCTGGAGGCGCGCGGCCTGGTGCTGGCGCCCGCCAGCGCGCTGACACGGCCGCCCGGCCCCGCCCCTTCCGCCTCCCGCTGA
- a CDS encoding RNA pyrophosphohydrolase, whose protein sequence is MTAELPYRRNVGAVLFHRDGRVLIARRADVAEAAWQWPQGGLDEGEDPAEAVLRELREEIGTASARILGEVPEWLNYDLPPELVGKALRGRYRGQSQKWFALGFTGDESEIRLDQDPHPEFSAWRWAALEEVPEIVVSFRQPIYRRVAAAFAPFKNWAAGGSAP, encoded by the coding sequence ATGACCGCCGAGCTTCCCTATCGCCGCAATGTCGGCGCCGTGCTGTTCCACCGCGACGGGCGCGTGCTGATCGCCCGCCGCGCCGATGTGGCCGAGGCCGCCTGGCAATGGCCGCAGGGCGGGCTGGATGAGGGCGAGGACCCGGCCGAGGCCGTGCTGCGCGAGCTGCGCGAGGAAATCGGCACCGCCAGCGCCCGCATCCTGGGCGAGGTGCCCGAGTGGCTGAATTACGACCTGCCGCCGGAGCTGGTGGGCAAGGCGCTGCGCGGCCGCTATCGCGGGCAGAGCCAGAAATGGTTCGCCCTCGGCTTCACCGGGGATGAGTCGGAGATCCGGCTGGACCAGGACCCGCATCCGGAATTCAGCGCCTGGCGCTGGGCGGCGCTGGAAGAGGTGCCGGAGATCGTGGTGAGCTTCCGCCAGCCGATCTACCGGCGGGTGGCGGCGGCGTTCGCGCCCTTTAAAAATTGGGCAGCAGGGGGCTCCGCCCCCTGA
- a CDS encoding TldD/PmbA family protein, giving the protein MNRLDRLDALLAAARAAGAEAADALLATGASLSVQRRLGQVEHLERSEGLDLGLRVFVGRRQAIVSATDADPRGFQALAERAVAMARAVPEDEFGGLGEHHAYAPVDLELNDLAEPDADALLARAALAEEAALSHAGIASVEAEAGFSRSEIALATSHGFRGEYARSGHSISVTAVAGQGTGMERDYDYSSAVHLADLEEAAGLGHAAASRALRRLNPARPTTAKRSVVYDPRVAASLLGHLVGALDGASVARGTSFLRDRMGQAVLAPGLAVRDDPRRRRGLRSRPFDGEGMPTAPLALVEDGVLASWVLDARSARQLGLRSTGHASRGVSGPPSPATTNLWLEGGQGTPQALMADIAEGIYVTEMIGMGVNGVTGDYSRGAAGFMIRGGEIAEPVSGITIAGNLKDMLLRLRAAGDLTFRRGMDAPTLRIDDLTVAGS; this is encoded by the coding sequence ATGAACCGGCTCGACCGGCTCGACGCCCTGCTCGCCGCCGCACGCGCGGCGGGGGCGGAGGCGGCGGATGCGCTGCTGGCCACCGGCGCCTCGCTCTCCGTGCAGCGCCGGCTGGGCCAGGTCGAGCATCTGGAACGCTCCGAGGGGCTGGATCTCGGCCTGCGGGTCTTCGTGGGCCGCCGCCAGGCCATCGTCTCGGCGACCGACGCCGATCCGCGCGGCTTCCAGGCGCTGGCCGAGCGCGCCGTCGCCATGGCCCGCGCCGTGCCGGAGGATGAGTTCGGCGGCCTGGGTGAGCACCATGCCTATGCCCCGGTCGACCTCGAGCTGAACGACCTGGCCGAGCCGGATGCCGACGCCCTGCTGGCCCGTGCGGCGCTGGCCGAGGAGGCCGCGCTTTCCCATGCCGGCATCGCCAGCGTGGAGGCCGAGGCCGGCTTCTCCCGCAGCGAGATCGCGCTGGCCACCAGCCATGGCTTCCGCGGCGAATATGCCCGCAGCGGCCATTCCATCTCGGTCACCGCCGTCGCCGGCCAGGGCACGGGGATGGAGCGCGACTACGATTACAGCAGCGCGGTGCATCTGGCCGATCTGGAGGAGGCCGCCGGCCTTGGCCATGCCGCTGCCAGCCGCGCGCTGCGCCGGCTGAACCCGGCCCGGCCCACGACCGCGAAGCGCAGCGTGGTCTATGACCCGCGTGTGGCGGCCTCGCTGCTCGGCCATCTGGTCGGCGCGCTGGACGGCGCCAGCGTGGCGCGCGGCACCTCCTTCCTGCGCGACCGCATGGGGCAGGCGGTGCTGGCCCCGGGCCTGGCCGTGCGCGACGATCCGCGCCGCCGTCGCGGCTTGCGCTCCCGCCCCTTCGACGGGGAGGGCATGCCGACCGCGCCGCTGGCGCTGGTCGAGGATGGCGTGCTGGCCAGCTGGGTGCTGGATGCGCGCAGCGCCCGGCAGCTCGGCCTGCGCTCCACCGGCCATGCCAGCCGTGGCGTCTCCGGCCCGCCCTCGCCGGCCACCACCAATCTGTGGCTGGAGGGCGGCCAGGGCACGCCCCAGGCGCTGATGGCCGACATCGCCGAGGGCATCTATGTCACCGAGATGATCGGCATGGGGGTGAATGGCGTCACCGGCGATTACAGCCGCGGCGCCGCCGGCTTCATGATCCGGGGCGGCGAGATCGCCGAGCCGGTCTCCGGCATCACCATCGCCGGCAATCTGAAGGACATGCTGCTGCGGCTGCGCGCGGCGGGGGATCTCACCTTCCGCCGGGGCATGGATGCGCCGACGCTCAGGATCGATGATCTGACGGTGGCGGGGAGCTAG